In Kordia antarctica, the following proteins share a genomic window:
- a CDS encoding fibronectin type III domain-containing protein, producing MKKTTIKILFIMFFVTAYTGMAQTLNQNAAWPNGAWSVTGTYNADPTAFEANPTVDANFAFDDDDAGNGSDDDIAAESPVIDLTAAHGAGETWISISGNLVYNYNNDDILQFEYWDADGATWNIIGVPIDADTAGAPTDNFCTGTSEAYTSAILNIAGFTATQLSGFRYRIYFDDLVGGAGYEWGFCFDAPTITSATPPTCPDPVALTATNIDGFSADLGWSETGSATLWNIELVDITGGGTVTGTATASGVTNPYNQSGLDPSTNYEFYVQSDCGVNGTSTWVGPLAFSTTVACPDPSALNAINITTTTADLGWTAGGSETLWDVEIVDITAAGTATGTPTASGVANPYMATGLSDANSYEFYVRADCAANGTSAWVGPFAFTTACNTFTAPYTEAFENAGALPNCWALGGDEDWRFSNTGAGNHIGNNGTITGTSDSGGYFAWVDDSTPDAANAQLDSPFVDLSGLTTPALSFYELSNNEGQPSATLTVSVWDGAAWNVVGTYNTNTPGWEQKVIDLSGLTFTGPAQARFAITDSGSFYDDIAIDDVSFDELPSCLDPSALTATNIDGFSADLGWTENGTATLWNIELVDITGGGTVTGTPTASGVTNPYNQSGLDPSTNYEFYVQADCGVNGTSAWAGPFAFSTTVACPAPSALTATNIMTTTADLGWTAGASETLWDVEIVDITAAGTATGTPTATGVANPYMATGLTDSNNYEFYVRADCAANGISAWAGPFAFTTACTTFTAPYTETFENGGAVPACWTLGGDENWLFANTGAGNHIGNNGTITGSSTSGGYFAWVDDSTPDAANAQMDSPFVDVSGLTVPALSFYELSNNEGQPNATLTVSVWDGAAWNVVGTYNTNTTGWEQKVIDLSGLTFTGPAQVRFSIADSTSFYDDIAIDDVTLDELPTCVDPSTLTATSITNAAADLGWTENGTATLWNIELVDVTASGTPTGTPTASGVTNPYAATGLAQNNNYAFYVQSDCGPGGLSSWVGPFNFTTLETCPAPSGLSATSVMETSADLGWAENGTSTSWNIELVDVTAGGTQTMTATASGVTNPYNQTGLVGDNTYQFYVQADCGVDGVSAWAGPFTFATPYVAVPPSCTNDTFLDSGGQSGDYSSSENITYTICPDVAGNVVTVSFTSFSTENNGAAACYDGLTIHDGADNTATTIDPVGGGTIWCWDEDDTPAVGTGDLEGMMITSSDASGCLTFVFTSDGSVTREGWKADIGCVLSVESAEARGFLHYVNTVDNSFNVNAQSNIASIEVYNLIGQIITTAKPNDPSGAAYLGSAKNGVYFAKVTLENGRTSVVKFVK from the coding sequence ATGAAAAAAACTACAATCAAAATTTTGTTTATAATGTTTTTTGTCACTGCCTACACGGGCATGGCGCAAACATTAAATCAAAATGCAGCGTGGCCTAACGGGGCTTGGTCCGTTACAGGAACATACAACGCAGACCCAACAGCTTTTGAGGCAAACCCTACGGTGGATGCTAATTTTGCATTCGATGATGACGATGCTGGAAACGGAAGTGACGATGATATTGCTGCGGAATCGCCAGTAATAGATTTAACAGCAGCTCATGGAGCAGGAGAAACTTGGATTTCAATTTCTGGAAATCTTGTTTACAATTATAATAATGATGATATCTTACAATTCGAATATTGGGATGCAGATGGAGCTACATGGAACATAATTGGTGTTCCTATTGATGCTGATACAGCTGGAGCTCCAACAGATAATTTTTGTACAGGAACTTCGGAAGCATATACATCAGCTATCCTTAATATTGCAGGATTTACAGCTACACAATTATCAGGATTCAGATATAGAATCTATTTTGATGATTTAGTAGGTGGCGCAGGTTATGAGTGGGGATTTTGTTTTGATGCTCCAACAATTACCTCTGCAACACCGCCAACCTGTCCAGACCCTGTGGCATTAACCGCAACAAACATTGACGGTTTTTCAGCAGATTTAGGATGGTCAGAAACAGGAAGTGCTACACTATGGAATATAGAATTAGTAGACATTACTGGAGGCGGAACTGTTACAGGAACGGCAACAGCTTCTGGAGTTACAAATCCATATAATCAATCAGGACTAGATCCTTCAACTAATTATGAATTTTATGTGCAATCAGATTGTGGAGTAAATGGAACTTCTACTTGGGTTGGACCTTTAGCATTCTCAACAACAGTTGCATGTCCAGATCCTTCTGCACTAAATGCAATAAATATTACAACAACTACTGCTGACTTAGGTTGGACAGCTGGCGGATCAGAAACACTTTGGGATGTTGAAATCGTTGATATTACTGCTGCTGGAACAGCAACGGGAACACCAACTGCTTCTGGAGTTGCAAACCCATATATGGCTACTGGCTTAAGTGATGCAAATAGTTATGAATTTTATGTAAGAGCAGATTGTGCTGCAAATGGAACATCTGCATGGGTTGGACCATTCGCATTTACAACTGCATGTAACACTTTTACAGCACCATATACAGAAGCTTTTGAAAACGCAGGAGCATTGCCAAATTGTTGGGCATTAGGTGGAGATGAAGATTGGAGATTTTCAAACACAGGAGCAGGAAATCATATTGGAAACAACGGAACAATAACAGGAACTTCTGATTCAGGAGGTTACTTTGCTTGGGTTGATGATTCAACACCAGATGCAGCCAATGCACAATTAGATTCACCGTTTGTAGATCTATCAGGATTAACAACACCTGCATTATCTTTCTATGAACTTAGTAATAATGAAGGGCAACCAAGTGCAACGTTAACAGTTAGTGTTTGGGATGGAGCTGCATGGAATGTAGTAGGAACTTATAACACAAACACTCCAGGATGGGAGCAAAAAGTAATTGATCTTAGTGGATTAACATTCACAGGACCAGCACAAGCAAGATTCGCTATTACTGATTCAGGATCATTCTATGATGATATTGCTATAGATGATGTTTCTTTTGACGAATTACCATCATGTTTAGATCCTTCTGCATTAACAGCTACAAATATAGATGGTTTCTCTGCTGATTTAGGTTGGACAGAAAACGGAACAGCTACACTATGGAATATAGAATTAGTAGATATCACTGGAGGTGGAACTGTTACAGGAACACCAACGGCTTCTGGCGTTACAAATCCATACAATCAATCAGGATTAGACCCTTCAACTAATTACGAATTTTATGTACAAGCAGATTGTGGAGTAAATGGAACTTCAGCTTGGGCTGGACCATTTGCATTCTCAACAACAGTTGCGTGTCCAGCACCTTCTGCACTAACAGCAACAAATATTATGACTACTACAGCTGACTTAGGTTGGACGGCAGGAGCATCAGAAACACTTTGGGATGTTGAAATCGTAGATATTACTGCTGCTGGAACGGCAACGGGAACACCAACTGCTACTGGAGTTGCAAACCCATATATGGCTACTGGCTTAACTGATTCAAATAATTATGAATTTTATGTAAGAGCAGATTGTGCTGCTAATGGAATATCTGCATGGGCAGGACCATTTGCCTTTACAACGGCATGTACAACTTTCACGGCACCATATACAGAAACTTTTGAAAACGGAGGCGCAGTGCCAGCATGTTGGACATTAGGTGGAGATGAAAACTGGTTGTTTGCAAACACAGGCGCAGGAAATCATATTGGAAACAATGGAACCATAACAGGATCCAGTACCTCAGGTGGATACTTTGCTTGGGTAGATGATTCTACACCAGATGCTGCTAATGCACAGATGGACTCACCATTTGTAGATGTATCAGGATTGACAGTACCTGCATTATCTTTCTATGAACTAAGTAATAATGAAGGACAACCAAATGCAACGTTAACAGTTAGTGTTTGGGATGGAGCTGCATGGAATGTAGTTGGAACGTATAATACAAATACAACTGGATGGGAACAAAAAGTAATTGACCTAAGTGGATTAACATTCACAGGACCTGCACAAGTAAGATTCTCAATTGCAGATTCAACAAGCTTCTATGATGACATCGCTATTGATGATGTAACTTTGGATGAATTGCCTACATGTGTAGATCCATCAACGTTAACAGCTACAAGTATTACAAATGCTGCTGCTGATTTGGGTTGGACAGAAAACGGAACAGCTACTTTATGGAATATAGAATTAGTAGACGTAACTGCTAGTGGAACGCCAACAGGTACGCCAACAGCTTCTGGAGTTACAAATCCATACGCAGCAACAGGATTAGCACAAAACAATAACTATGCGTTCTATGTACAATCTGATTGTGGACCAGGAGGACTTTCTTCTTGGGTTGGACCATTTAATTTCACGACACTAGAAACTTGTCCTGCACCATCAGGATTATCAGCAACAAGTGTTATGGAAACTAGTGCTGACTTAGGTTGGGCAGAAAATGGAACATCGACTTCATGGAACATTGAATTAGTAGATGTTACTGCAGGTGGAACCCAAACAATGACTGCAACGGCATCAGGAGTTACAAACCCATACAACCAAACTGGTTTAGTTGGAGATAACACGTATCAGTTTTATGTGCAAGCAGATTGTGGTGTTGATGGAGTTTCTGCATGGGCAGGACCATTTACATTTGCTACACCTTATGTAGCAGTACCACCATCATGTACTAATGATACATTCCTAGATTCAGGAGGACAGAGCGGAGATTACTCAAGCAGTGAAAATATTACATATACAATTTGCCCTGATGTGGCAGGTAATGTAGTAACTGTAAGCTTTACATCTTTTTCAACAGAAAATAACGGAGCTGCTGCTTGTTATGATGGATTAACAATTCATGATGGAGCAGACAACACAGCAACAACTATTGATCCTGTAGGAGGTGGAACAATTTGGTGTTGGGATGAAGATGATACACCAGCAGTTGGAACAGGAGATTTAGAAGGAATGATGATTACTTCTTCGGATGCTTCAGGATGTTTAACATTTGTATTTACATCAGATGGTTCAGTTACAAGAGAAGGATGGAAAGCAGATATTGGATGTGTATTATCTGTTGAATCAGCAGAAGCTAGAGGTTTCTTACACTATGTAAATACTGTAGATAATAGTTTTAATGTAAATGCGCAAAGCAATATTGCTTCAATTGAAGTATACAATTTAATTGGGCAGATAATTACAACTGCCAAGCCAAATGATCCTTCAGGAGCTGCCTATTTAGGTTCAGCTAAGAATGGAGTATACTTTGCAAAAGTAACTTTAGAAAATGGAAGAACTTCAGTTGTGAAATTCGTGAAGTAA
- the coaE gene encoding dephospho-CoA kinase (Dephospho-CoA kinase (CoaE) performs the final step in coenzyme A biosynthesis.), whose translation MIVGLTGGIGSGKTTIANMFQELGVSIYIADIEAKKLMHTSKEIQHDLIAAFGEETYINGELNRSYLSNIVFNQPEELQKINSIVHPRVGQHFKDWYKARITEKYVIKEVAILFENDSYKHCDKIITVVAPIEERFRRILVRDETTREAIQNRMNNQWSDEKKIVRSDYVIHNEDLAKAKAEVLKIHQEISLLCSKI comes from the coding sequence ATGATTGTAGGACTTACAGGCGGAATTGGTAGCGGAAAAACAACTATTGCCAATATGTTTCAAGAATTAGGCGTTTCTATCTATATAGCTGATATAGAAGCTAAAAAATTGATGCATACTTCAAAAGAAATCCAACACGATTTAATTGCAGCTTTTGGAGAGGAAACCTATATAAATGGTGAGCTTAACAGAAGTTACTTGTCTAACATTGTTTTCAATCAGCCAGAAGAATTACAAAAAATAAATTCCATTGTACATCCGCGTGTTGGACAGCATTTCAAAGATTGGTATAAAGCACGAATTACTGAAAAATATGTCATAAAAGAAGTAGCTATACTTTTTGAAAATGACTCTTATAAGCACTGTGATAAAATTATTACGGTTGTTGCACCAATAGAAGAACGTTTTCGTCGTATCTTAGTAAGAGATGAAACAACGAGAGAAGCTATTCAAAACAGAATGAATAATCAATGGAGCGACGAAAAAAAAATTGTACGCTCTGATTATGTTATCCACAATGAAGACTTAGCGAAAGCAAAAGCTGAAGTTTTAAAAATACACCAAGAAATCTCGCTGTTATGCTCGAAAATCTGA
- a CDS encoding glycosyltransferase: MQLKFSIIVPVYNRPDEVEELLESITQQTFQNDFEVVIVEDGSTIPAKEIIEKYTDRLNINYYFKENSGPGDSRNYGMERAQGNYYLIFDSDCILPSQYLSEVSKALQNKYVDCFGGPDAAHHSFTNIQKAISYAMTAFLTTGGIRGSKNAVNKFQPRSFNMGISKEVFEKTKGFGQIHPGEDPDLTIRIWNEGYETILIPEAFVYHKRRISWKKFHTQVNKFGMVRPILNLWHPETAKLTYWFPTLFCLGFVVSTVLSIFLGFHWFLIAYGVYFVTILLDAFRTTKSIKIALLTIVAVCIQFYGYGVGFLKSTIALKIFKHKPQEKFPKLFFKK, translated from the coding sequence ATGCAACTAAAATTTTCAATAATTGTTCCTGTCTACAATAGACCTGATGAGGTAGAAGAATTACTCGAAAGCATCACGCAACAAACATTTCAAAATGATTTTGAAGTGGTCATTGTTGAAGATGGTTCTACAATTCCTGCAAAAGAAATTATTGAAAAGTATACAGACAGACTAAATATTAATTACTATTTCAAAGAAAATTCAGGCCCAGGCGATTCTCGAAATTACGGAATGGAACGCGCACAAGGAAATTATTACTTAATATTTGATTCAGATTGTATCTTACCATCACAGTATTTAAGCGAAGTATCAAAAGCTTTACAAAATAAGTATGTAGATTGTTTTGGTGGACCAGATGCTGCACATCATTCGTTTACAAACATTCAAAAAGCAATTAGTTATGCAATGACAGCTTTCTTAACTACTGGAGGAATCAGAGGAAGCAAAAATGCTGTCAACAAATTTCAACCGCGAAGTTTTAACATGGGAATCTCAAAAGAAGTCTTTGAAAAAACAAAGGGTTTTGGACAAATTCATCCAGGAGAAGATCCAGATTTAACCATTCGCATCTGGAATGAAGGCTACGAAACCATACTAATACCAGAAGCATTTGTATATCACAAACGAAGAATTTCTTGGAAAAAATTTCATACGCAAGTCAATAAATTCGGAATGGTACGTCCAATCTTAAATCTTTGGCATCCAGAAACAGCAAAACTTACGTATTGGTTTCCGACACTATTCTGTTTAGGATTTGTGGTTTCTACAGTGCTAAGTATATTTTTAGGATTTCATTGGTTTTTAATTGCATATGGCGTATATTTTGTAACCATATTGTTAGATGCATTTCGAACAACCAAAAGTATAAAAATTGCTTTATTGACAATAGTTGCCGTTTGTATTCAGTTTTACGGATATGGAGTTGGGTTTTTAAAATCAACAATTGCATTGAAAATTTTCAAACACAAACCACAAGAAAAATTTCCAAAACTATTCTTTAAAAAATAA
- a CDS encoding sensor histidine kinase → MSKRLFVVLVILMSLSLIGIIFVQGYWIASGVKEKQESFSLNAKQILAKVADRVADSEDRRFYLKFQKLIDSVGEPKDVQLTNVFLIQSRDEKKNETSIYTRGILEENYNIFPTFIDSATEDDSTSIKSFKRYETQTIYSEDLLDNANVELSPVQKFKKISNVSRVMVEYKDIINKLTRQIPIHERITPGTLDFLVKAYLVEKDLELDFEFGVYDDGLATIVKSDNFKITNEGMYNVPLFEEEDHQSGYTLFVSFPKRNKYVLSSIMGMAILSIVFTLIIIIAYSSALYQLIKQKQISEIKTDFINNMTHEFKTPIATINLALDAIKNPKIIDDKEKVKRYLRMIREENKRMHAQVENVLQISKLEKNQLEISKEEIDVHDLIQDAMSHIELIVEDKKGYIKTHLTATDSMIMANDTHFTNVLVNILDNAVKYTEGEPKIDIYTETVKNNIQIKVKDHGQGMSKSVQKRIFEKFYREHTGDIHNVKGHGLGLAYVKRIVDDHEGQISVESEKGKGSTFIIKLPLIS, encoded by the coding sequence ATGAGTAAACGATTATTTGTTGTTCTAGTCATTTTGATGAGTTTATCGCTCATCGGAATTATATTTGTTCAAGGATATTGGATCGCTTCTGGTGTAAAAGAAAAACAAGAATCTTTTTCCCTTAATGCTAAACAAATCTTAGCGAAGGTTGCCGATAGAGTTGCAGATTCTGAAGATCGAAGATTTTATTTGAAGTTTCAGAAACTAATTGATAGTGTAGGTGAACCTAAAGATGTTCAACTTACCAATGTTTTTCTAATTCAAAGTAGAGACGAGAAAAAGAATGAAACAAGTATTTACACTAGAGGAATATTAGAAGAAAATTACAATATTTTTCCCACGTTCATTGACAGTGCTACAGAAGACGACAGTACCTCTATAAAAAGTTTTAAACGTTATGAAACGCAAACCATTTATAGTGAAGATCTATTAGATAATGCAAATGTGGAACTCTCACCTGTGCAAAAATTTAAAAAGATCAGCAACGTCTCTAGAGTAATGGTAGAGTACAAGGATATTATTAATAAATTAACACGACAAATTCCAATTCATGAACGTATAACACCTGGAACACTTGACTTTTTAGTAAAAGCGTATTTAGTTGAGAAAGATTTGGAGTTAGACTTTGAATTTGGTGTCTATGATGACGGATTGGCAACAATAGTAAAGTCGGATAACTTTAAAATTACAAATGAAGGAATGTATAATGTTCCACTTTTTGAAGAAGAAGATCATCAAAGTGGCTATACACTATTTGTAAGTTTCCCAAAAAGAAACAAATATGTATTATCGTCCATCATGGGAATGGCAATTTTGTCTATCGTTTTTACGTTAATTATAATCATAGCATATTCAAGTGCGTTGTATCAATTAATAAAGCAAAAGCAAATTTCTGAAATCAAAACAGATTTCATTAACAATATGACACACGAATTCAAAACACCAATTGCTACGATAAACTTAGCGTTAGATGCCATAAAGAATCCGAAAATCATAGATGACAAAGAAAAGGTAAAACGATATTTGAGAATGATTCGTGAAGAAAATAAGCGAATGCACGCACAAGTAGAAAATGTATTGCAAATTTCGAAACTGGAAAAAAATCAGTTAGAAATTAGTAAGGAAGAAATAGACGTTCACGACTTAATCCAAGATGCAATGTCGCATATAGAGTTAATAGTAGAAGACAAAAAAGGATACATAAAAACACACCTAACTGCTACTGATTCTATGATTATGGCAAATGATACGCATTTTACCAACGTATTGGTAAACATTTTGGACAATGCCGTAAAGTACACAGAAGGTGAACCAAAAATTGACATATACACTGAAACAGTGAAAAATAATATACAGATTAAAGTGAAAGATCACGGACAAGGAATGTCTAAATCTGTACAAAAGAGAATATTTGAAAAATTTTATAGAGAACATACAGGTGACATACATAATGTAAAAGGGCACGGACTAGGCTTGGCTTACGTAAAACGGATTGTAGACGACCACGAAGGTCAAATATCTGTTGAAAGTGAAAAAGGCAAAGGAAGTACATTCATTATCAAATTACCTTTAATATCGTAA
- a CDS encoding cupin domain-containing protein, protein MTQEINRLVENLQLFPHPEGGFYKEVYRSEKVISKEALPDNFSGDRSYCTSIYFLLTSGNFSAFHRIKQDEIWHFYSGTSLSVHVIDKKGNYTEYKVGMDFRNGEEPQLVVPAGCWFASSVTKKDSYAFVGCTVAPGFDFDDFELATRSALTDSYPKHKDIIHRLTRE, encoded by the coding sequence ATGACCCAAGAAATAAACAGATTAGTAGAAAATTTACAATTGTTCCCGCATCCTGAAGGCGGATTTTACAAAGAAGTGTATAGAAGCGAAAAGGTAATTTCGAAAGAAGCTTTGCCCGACAATTTTTCAGGCGATCGTAGTTATTGTACGAGTATTTATTTTTTGTTGACTTCTGGTAATTTTTCTGCTTTTCATAGAATTAAGCAAGATGAAATTTGGCATTTTTACAGTGGAACTTCACTGAGCGTGCATGTTATTGACAAAAAAGGAAATTACACAGAATATAAAGTCGGAATGGATTTTAGAAATGGCGAAGAGCCACAATTAGTTGTTCCTGCAGGTTGTTGGTTCGCGTCAAGCGTGACAAAAAAAGATTCGTATGCGTTTGTAGGTTGTACCGTTGCACCAGGATTTGACTTTGATGATTTTGAATTGGCTACACGTTCGGCACTTACAGATAGCTACCCAAAACACAAGGATATTATCCATAGACTAACTAGAGAATAA
- the miaA gene encoding tRNA (adenosine(37)-N6)-dimethylallyltransferase MiaA: MSKYLISIVGATAIGKTALSIQLANHFHTEIISCDSRQFFKEMTIGTAVPSKEELNAATHHFVQHISIFDTYNVGQFEKDAIAKLDELFQQHDIVIMVGGSGLYVDAVLKGLDEFPKVDPQIRENLNKQLELNGIDSLQNQLLELDPEYYKRVALGNPHRLIRALEICVGSGKPYSSFLKDKASARNFTAIKIGLTASRPVIYDRINQRVAIMLKEGLLEEAKALYPHKSLNALKTVGYRELFEYFDGNWTLDFAISEIKKNTRRFAKRQGTWFRKDETTRWFEYQDRIETIVKEIENRLA; the protein is encoded by the coding sequence ATGTCTAAATACCTTATTTCTATTGTTGGCGCAACGGCTATCGGTAAAACGGCTTTGAGCATACAACTTGCAAATCATTTCCATACAGAAATTATTTCGTGCGATTCACGACAGTTTTTTAAAGAAATGACAATTGGCACTGCGGTTCCTTCGAAAGAAGAACTAAATGCAGCTACACATCATTTTGTACAACATATTAGCATTTTTGACACATATAATGTTGGTCAGTTTGAAAAAGACGCCATTGCAAAACTAGACGAATTGTTTCAACAGCATGATATTGTTATTATGGTTGGCGGAAGCGGTTTGTATGTTGATGCTGTTTTGAAAGGTTTGGATGAGTTTCCAAAAGTAGATCCACAAATTCGAGAAAATTTAAACAAACAACTAGAATTAAACGGAATCGATTCACTTCAAAATCAATTACTTGAGCTTGATCCTGAATATTATAAACGAGTTGCACTTGGAAATCCGCATCGTCTAATTCGTGCTTTGGAAATATGTGTTGGAAGCGGAAAACCGTATTCTAGTTTTTTGAAAGATAAAGCTTCCGCTAGAAATTTTACAGCGATAAAAATTGGTTTAACGGCAAGTCGTCCAGTTATTTACGATCGCATCAATCAGCGCGTAGCTATTATGTTGAAAGAAGGTTTACTGGAAGAAGCAAAAGCGTTGTATCCGCATAAATCATTGAATGCTTTGAAAACCGTTGGTTATCGTGAGCTTTTTGAGTATTTTGATGGAAATTGGACTTTAGATTTCGCTATCAGCGAAATTAAGAAAAATACACGACGTTTTGCCAAACGACAAGGAACTTGGTTTCGAAAAGATGAAACAACACGTTGGTTTGAATATCAAGATCGTATTGAAACGATTGTGAAAGAAATTGAAAATAGACTTGCTTAG
- a CDS encoding CdaR family protein yields the protein MPKGIRSLLSATFKGKKINVFFIFFVVSFIVWTLVKLSNVYTDTIKMTVQYTNLSDDKILLGSQENSIEVRVKTTGFRMLRQKLFASVIEVDLKKVNKMKADETHYVLSDDAINKHIYQHIEILKVSPDTLFLKLGKNKTKQVPVIHQLELVFENGYNLYDSLQVQPKTIEISGPEDVVDKLKVVYTEIKQLEDINKDVNIALQILKNDTLKRLKYSQPTVKAIAKVDKFTEGKLKIPLRVQNLPQGYSIKLFPKEVTITYTANVSDFNKITENDFSIYCDYKDIENEETSFFIPKLAKFPKTVKTHRIENKKINFLIKK from the coding sequence ATGCCAAAAGGAATTAGAAGTCTACTATCAGCAACGTTCAAAGGAAAAAAGATCAATGTATTTTTTATCTTCTTTGTGGTTTCATTTATTGTATGGACTTTGGTGAAACTATCTAATGTATATACGGATACTATAAAAATGACCGTTCAATATACAAATCTCTCTGACGATAAAATTCTATTAGGAAGTCAAGAAAACAGCATTGAAGTACGCGTAAAAACAACAGGTTTTCGCATGTTGCGTCAAAAATTATTTGCATCAGTAATAGAAGTCGATCTCAAAAAGGTTAACAAAATGAAAGCTGACGAAACACATTATGTACTTTCAGATGATGCTATCAACAAACACATTTATCAACACATTGAAATACTAAAAGTTTCGCCCGATACCTTATTTTTAAAATTAGGAAAAAATAAAACAAAACAAGTTCCTGTAATTCATCAACTGGAATTAGTATTTGAAAATGGATATAACTTATACGATTCATTACAAGTACAACCCAAAACCATTGAAATTTCTGGACCTGAAGATGTGGTAGACAAATTAAAAGTGGTGTACACGGAAATTAAACAACTAGAAGATATCAATAAAGATGTGAATATAGCGCTTCAAATTTTAAAAAATGATACCTTAAAACGTCTAAAATATTCACAACCAACTGTAAAAGCAATTGCAAAAGTGGATAAATTTACAGAAGGAAAACTGAAAATTCCATTGCGTGTTCAAAATCTTCCGCAAGGATATTCTATCAAATTATTTCCAAAAGAAGTAACGATTACGTATACGGCGAATGTATCCGATTTTAATAAAATTACAGAAAATGACTTTTCAATCTATTGTGATTACAAAGACATTGAAAATGAAGAAACCTCCTTTTTTATTCCAAAATTGGCTAAATTTCCAAAAACGGTAAAAACACATCGCATCGAAAACAAAAAAATTAACTTTTTAATCAAAAAATGA
- a CDS encoding response regulator transcription factor, whose translation MEIQNKKILLVEDDPNFGTVLKDYLSMNDYDVVHAKNGMEGFEKFKKDNYDLCILDVMMPYKDGFTLAKEIREKNAEVPIIFLTAKALKEDVMKGYKVGADDYLNKPFDSEVLLMKIKAMMQRKTSDSVADSKQFEFVIGRFNLNSKLRFLTFDKEEPIKLSPKENELLRLLALHENDLMPRELALTKIWRDDNYFTSRSMDVYIAKLRKYLKRDEDAEILNIHGEGFRLVVKNKAE comes from the coding sequence ATGGAGATTCAAAACAAAAAAATTTTACTAGTAGAAGATGATCCGAATTTTGGAACTGTATTGAAAGACTATCTATCAATGAACGATTATGACGTTGTTCATGCAAAGAACGGAATGGAAGGATTTGAAAAATTCAAAAAAGACAATTACGACCTTTGCATACTTGACGTTATGATGCCGTACAAGGATGGTTTTACATTAGCGAAAGAAATTCGTGAAAAAAATGCAGAAGTTCCAATCATTTTCTTAACCGCGAAAGCATTAAAAGAAGATGTAATGAAAGGCTACAAAGTAGGCGCAGACGACTACTTAAACAAACCTTTCGATTCGGAAGTATTATTGATGAAAATCAAAGCAATGATGCAACGCAAAACATCTGATTCCGTAGCGGACAGCAAACAATTTGAGTTTGTCATTGGAAGATTTAATCTAAATTCTAAACTTCGTTTCTTAACATTTGACAAGGAAGAACCAATTAAACTTTCGCCAAAGGAAAACGAATTGCTACGCTTATTAGCATTGCACGAAAATGATTTAATGCCAAGAGAATTAGCATTAACAAAAATTTGGAGAGATGATAATTATTTCACCTCAAGATCAATGGATGTATATATTGCCAAATTGCGTAAATATCTCAAAAGAGATGAAGACGCTGAAATCTTAAACATTCATGGTGAAGGATTTAGATTGGTAGTTAAAAACAAAGCAGAGTAG